From Acidimicrobiia bacterium, the proteins below share one genomic window:
- a CDS encoding polysaccharide deacetylase family protein: protein MPPSVREWVPRPVRRVVWRGARPVLAPLTSLRGVRTSTPVVSLTFDDGPDPASTPAVLDALAHAGARATFFVLVERAVAHPGLLDRMLAEGHEVALHGTDHTRLTTLSPIGAYRHLRAGRRRLSALTGRPVRMHRPPHGAQRLTTVAAARLVGLRPVTWTLDAEDWADTTIDTVVQRVAANAGPGSIVVLHDSLVVTATDAPPPRYDRADLVAALLAELASRGLRCVTVSTLVGSGPVERTVWVRA from the coding sequence GTGCCGCCGAGCGTCCGCGAGTGGGTCCCGCGTCCTGTCCGGCGCGTCGTGTGGCGGGGCGCGCGGCCGGTCCTCGCGCCCCTCACCTCGCTCAGGGGGGTGCGCACGAGCACCCCGGTCGTCTCGCTCACGTTCGACGACGGCCCCGACCCGGCGTCGACGCCGGCGGTGCTCGACGCGCTCGCGCACGCGGGCGCGCGCGCGACGTTCTTCGTGCTCGTCGAGCGCGCGGTCGCGCACCCGGGCCTGCTGGACCGCATGCTCGCCGAGGGGCACGAGGTCGCGCTGCACGGCACCGACCACACCCGCCTGACGACGCTCTCGCCGATTGGGGCGTACCGGCACCTGCGGGCCGGGAGGCGGCGGCTCTCCGCGCTCACGGGCCGCCCCGTCCGCATGCACCGTCCACCGCACGGCGCGCAGCGGCTCACGACCGTCGCGGCCGCGCGCCTCGTCGGGTTGCGCCCCGTCACGTGGACGCTCGACGCCGAGGACTGGGCCGACACCACGATCGACACGGTCGTGCAACGCGTCGCCGCGAACGCGGGTCCCGGCTCGATCGTCGTCCTGCACGACTCGCTCGTCGTCACCGCCACGGACGCGCCGCCACCGCGTTACGACCGTGCCGACCTCGTCGCCGCGCTGCTCGCGGAGCTCGCGTCGCGCGGCCTCCGGTGCGTGACCGTGTCGACGCTGGTCGGTAGCGGCCCCGTCGAGCGCACGGTGTGGGTGCGCGCGTGA
- a CDS encoding glycosyltransferase, with protein sequence MDLSVVIPCRDVAGTLPEQLDALLRQQWGGTWEIVVVDNRSTDATAAVARSYATRDARVRLVEAPDRAGLCYTRAVGIDAAASDEVAVCDGDDVVSDGWVRAMGDALREHAVVTGPLEVDRLNPPWLAASRGRPSRTTCATWYGLFPLVSGGNLGLRRDVWRAVGGFDDRYLGAEDAEFSLRLHEHGVPVHFEPAALVHYRYRRSARALWQQGLTYGHGRPFVRRRVRESGLVPPSPVAGWRSWAWLVVHLPDLVSRAGRARWLWVAGNRVGQVRGSVEARTLFV encoded by the coding sequence ATGGACCTCAGCGTCGTCATCCCGTGCCGCGACGTCGCGGGCACGCTGCCCGAGCAGCTCGACGCGCTGCTCCGACAGCAGTGGGGCGGCACGTGGGAGATCGTCGTCGTCGACAACCGCTCGACGGACGCCACGGCCGCCGTGGCCCGTTCGTACGCGACGCGTGACGCGCGTGTCCGGCTGGTCGAGGCACCCGACCGTGCCGGGCTCTGCTACACGCGTGCCGTCGGGATCGACGCCGCCGCGTCCGACGAGGTCGCGGTGTGCGACGGTGACGACGTCGTCTCCGACGGGTGGGTGCGCGCCATGGGCGACGCGCTGCGCGAGCACGCCGTCGTCACCGGGCCGCTCGAGGTCGACCGCCTGAACCCGCCGTGGCTCGCGGCGAGCCGGGGCCGACCCAGCCGCACGACGTGCGCGACCTGGTACGGGCTGTTCCCGCTCGTCTCGGGCGGCAACCTCGGGCTGCGCCGCGACGTGTGGCGCGCGGTCGGCGGGTTCGACGACCGCTACCTCGGAGCCGAGGACGCCGAGTTCTCGTTGCGGCTCCACGAGCACGGCGTGCCCGTCCACTTCGAGCCGGCCGCGCTCGTGCACTACCGCTACCGGCGCTCCGCACGGGCCCTCTGGCAGCAAGGTCTGACCTACGGCCACGGCCGGCCGTTCGTGCGCCGCCGCGTCCGCGAGTCGGGGCTCGTGCCGCCGTCGCCCGTCGCCGGATGGCGGTCGTGGGCGTGGCTCGTCGTGCACCTCCCGGACCTCGTCAGTCGTGCCGGACGCGCGCGCTGGCTCTGGGTCGCCGGGAACCGCGTCGGGCAGGTGCGCGGAAGCGTCGAGGCGCGGACGCTCTTCGTGTGA
- a CDS encoding glycosyltransferase family 4 protein yields MTGRPRVLHLTTSDISLVTLLGPQLRAFADAGYDVVTAAAPGPWTDRLHTWGIEFHPLQFSTRSFTPRRDVRALAELYGLFRTLRPDIVHTHNPKTGVYGRIAARAARVPVVVNTVHGLYALPADPWAKRAVVYGMERVAASCSDAELVQNPEDLDVLRRLRIPATRLRLLGNGIDLDRFDPSRVPAARVAALRDELGAEPGDVVCGVVGRLVWEKGYREIFDAAAILADRAPNVVFVVVGPFEDVKADAITPADLAPVARGTRTRFLGVRDDMEHVYAAMDVFALASHREGFPRAAMEAAAMGLPVVASDVRGCRQVVEDGRTGRLFPVRDARALADAIATLAADEGARRRMGAAGREKAHREFDQQRVVDVTLETYKRLLDGRHATVPAA; encoded by the coding sequence GTGACGGGACGTCCGCGCGTGCTGCACCTCACCACGAGCGACATCAGCCTCGTCACGCTGCTCGGCCCGCAGCTCCGCGCCTTCGCGGACGCGGGGTACGACGTCGTGACCGCCGCCGCGCCCGGACCGTGGACCGACCGCCTGCACACCTGGGGGATCGAGTTCCACCCGCTGCAGTTCTCGACGCGCTCGTTCACGCCGCGCCGCGACGTGCGCGCCCTCGCAGAGCTGTACGGGTTGTTCCGGACGCTGCGACCCGACATCGTGCACACCCACAACCCGAAGACGGGCGTGTACGGACGCATCGCGGCGCGGGCCGCGCGGGTCCCCGTCGTGGTGAACACCGTGCACGGGCTCTACGCGCTCCCCGCCGACCCGTGGGCGAAGCGCGCGGTCGTCTACGGCATGGAGCGGGTCGCGGCGTCGTGCTCGGACGCCGAGCTCGTGCAGAACCCCGAGGACCTCGACGTCCTGCGCCGGTTGCGGATCCCCGCCACGCGGCTGCGGCTGCTGGGCAACGGCATCGATCTCGACCGGTTCGATCCCTCGCGCGTGCCCGCCGCACGGGTCGCGGCGCTGCGCGACGAGCTCGGTGCGGAGCCCGGCGACGTCGTGTGCGGCGTCGTCGGCCGGCTGGTGTGGGAGAAGGGCTACCGCGAGATCTTCGACGCCGCGGCGATCCTCGCCGATCGCGCCCCGAACGTGGTGTTCGTCGTCGTGGGGCCGTTCGAGGACGTCAAGGCCGATGCGATCACGCCGGCCGACCTCGCGCCGGTTGCACGCGGCACGCGCACGCGCTTCCTCGGTGTCCGCGACGACATGGAGCACGTGTACGCCGCGATGGACGTGTTCGCGCTCGCGTCGCATCGCGAGGGCTTCCCACGCGCGGCGATGGAAGCCGCCGCGATGGGACTTCCGGTCGTGGCGTCCGACGTGCGCGGGTGCCGGCAGGTCGTCGAGGACGGGCGCACGGGACGTCTCTTCCCCGTGCGCGATGCACGGGCGCTGGCCGACGCGATCGCGACGCTGGCGGCCGACGAGGGCGCCCGCCGCCGCATGGGCGCGGCCGGACGCGAGAAGGCGCACCGGGAGTTCGACCAGCAACGCGTCGTCGACGTCACGCTCGAGACCTACAAGCGCCTCCTGGACGGCCGGCACGCGACGGTGCCCGCGGCATGA
- a CDS encoding glycosyltransferase translates to MPNATDGAAGDDASDVALTVVVPAHDAAATIGAQLDALLAQTWDRPWEIVVVDNGSRDATRAVVEQYARRDARVRLVDAPERGSAAYARNTGIAAARAEAVAMCDADDVVHEGWVAAMGDALREHELVTGRIDVHLLNPEWVVASRGLAVERGPMTFGDLFEFANSGNMGVRKHVVERFGAFDPAYAAGEDIELSFRLWQAGIRVHYVEGALLHYRYRDTLPALWRQARAYGRVQPALVRTVEQAGYGVAPDREWRRWLWLARHAGLLTDRAGRARWIGVAGGRVGRLEGALDVAFRRRRDARRG, encoded by the coding sequence GTGCCGAACGCCACGGACGGCGCCGCCGGGGACGACGCGTCGGACGTCGCGCTGACCGTCGTCGTCCCCGCCCACGACGCGGCCGCGACGATCGGGGCGCAGCTCGACGCGCTACTCGCACAGACCTGGGACCGCCCGTGGGAGATCGTCGTCGTGGACAACGGCTCGCGGGACGCGACCCGCGCCGTCGTCGAGCAGTACGCGCGGCGCGACGCGAGGGTGCGCCTCGTCGACGCACCGGAGCGCGGGAGTGCCGCGTACGCGCGCAACACCGGCATCGCGGCCGCGCGCGCGGAAGCCGTCGCGATGTGCGACGCCGACGACGTCGTCCACGAGGGCTGGGTCGCGGCGATGGGCGACGCGCTCCGCGAGCACGAGCTCGTGACCGGGCGCATCGACGTGCACCTCCTCAACCCGGAGTGGGTCGTCGCCTCGCGGGGCCTCGCGGTCGAGCGCGGCCCGATGACGTTCGGCGACCTGTTCGAGTTCGCGAACAGCGGGAACATGGGTGTGCGCAAGCACGTCGTGGAGCGCTTCGGCGCGTTCGACCCCGCCTACGCGGCCGGCGAGGACATCGAGCTGTCGTTCCGGCTCTGGCAGGCCGGGATCCGGGTGCACTACGTCGAGGGGGCGCTCCTCCACTACCGCTACCGCGACACGTTGCCCGCGCTCTGGCGGCAGGCCCGGGCGTACGGACGTGTGCAACCGGCGCTCGTGCGGACGGTCGAGCAGGCCGGGTACGGCGTCGCTCCCGACCGCGAGTGGCGGCGGTGGCTCTGGCTCGCGCGACACGCCGGGCTCCTCACCGACCGCGCCGGCCGCGCGCGCTGGATCGGCGTCGCGGGAGGGCGCGTCGGGCGGCTCGAGGGCGCGCTCGATGTCGCGTTCCGACGCCGTCGTGACGCACGTCGTGGTTAA
- a CDS encoding glycosyltransferase, with the protein MTGARARVLWLVKGLGPGGAERLLVAAAAVHDRKRFTFETDYLLPWKDALVQPLEQLGVSARCYGVHDERDLRWASRLRRRLLDEPVDVLHAHSPYPAGIARLVARTLPRRVRPRLVYTLHNTWHSFATPTRVLNGLTLPLDAADIAVSDEVRDTMWPYLRRRARVIIHGVDVDAIAAQRSQRDAVRAELGIGPDEPVAGTIANFRAQKDYPNLLEAARLLERRGSPVRFVAVGQGQLEDETRALHARLGLGDRVLLLGRRDDAVRVLAACDVFTLASSNEGLPVAVMEAFALGLPVVATHVGGVPEAVRDGIEGILVPPREPKALADAIDELVRDGARRASMGAAARARGERFDIGVTVREIERVYDDVLRPPA; encoded by the coding sequence GTGACGGGAGCGCGCGCCCGGGTCCTGTGGCTCGTGAAGGGGCTGGGTCCGGGCGGTGCCGAGCGACTGCTCGTCGCGGCGGCCGCCGTCCACGACCGGAAGCGCTTCACGTTCGAGACGGACTACCTCCTCCCCTGGAAGGACGCGCTCGTCCAGCCGCTCGAACAGCTCGGTGTCTCGGCGCGCTGCTACGGCGTGCACGACGAGCGCGATCTCCGATGGGCGTCGCGTCTGCGCCGGCGTCTCCTGGACGAGCCCGTCGACGTGCTGCACGCGCACTCGCCGTACCCCGCGGGCATCGCCCGCCTCGTCGCGCGCACCCTGCCGCGACGCGTGCGACCGAGGCTCGTCTACACGCTGCACAACACCTGGCACAGCTTCGCGACGCCGACGCGCGTGCTCAACGGCCTCACGCTCCCGCTCGACGCTGCCGACATCGCGGTGTCGGACGAGGTGCGCGACACGATGTGGCCGTACCTCCGGCGTCGGGCGCGCGTCATCATCCACGGCGTCGACGTCGACGCGATCGCGGCACAGCGGTCGCAGCGCGACGCCGTGCGTGCGGAGCTCGGCATCGGCCCGGACGAGCCCGTGGCCGGGACGATCGCGAACTTCCGCGCGCAGAAGGACTACCCGAACCTCCTCGAGGCGGCACGCCTGCTCGAGCGGCGCGGCTCGCCGGTACGGTTCGTCGCCGTGGGGCAGGGACAGCTGGAGGACGAGACCCGTGCGTTGCACGCGCGGCTCGGCCTCGGCGACCGCGTGCTGCTGCTCGGCCGTCGCGACGACGCCGTGCGCGTGCTCGCGGCGTGCGACGTTTTCACGCTGGCGTCGTCGAACGAGGGTCTGCCCGTCGCGGTGATGGAGGCGTTCGCGCTCGGCCTGCCCGTCGTCGCGACCCACGTCGGTGGGGTGCCCGAAGCGGTGCGCGACGGCATCGAGGGGATCCTCGTGCCGCCGCGCGAGCCGAAGGCGCTCGCGGACGCGATCGACGAGCTCGTGCGCGACGGGGCGCGGCGCGCGTCGATGGGCGCGGCGGCGCGGGCGCGAGGCGAGCGGTTCGACATCGGCGTGACGGTGCGGGAGATCGAGCGCGTGTACGACGACGTCCTGCGACCACCGGCATGA
- a CDS encoding sugar transferase, translated as MTARHRNSDRVKRAFDVVVAAGALVATSPIVAVTAVVVRTRLGRPVLFRQRRPGRDGEPFTMLKFRTMTDERDGSGEFLPDADRLTRLGRFLRTSSIDELPELVNVLRGEMSIVGPRPLLMEYLERYTPEQMRRHEVRPGITGLVQVSGRNALSWDEKFALDVWYVDHRSFLLDLRIVLRTFGVLFHPEGVSRPGHATTPNFEGPASEETARSAL; from the coding sequence ATGACGGCTCGCCATCGAAACAGCGATCGCGTGAAGCGCGCGTTCGACGTCGTCGTCGCGGCGGGCGCGCTCGTCGCGACGTCGCCGATCGTCGCGGTGACGGCGGTCGTCGTGCGCACGCGTCTCGGACGGCCCGTGCTGTTCCGACAGCGGCGGCCGGGCCGCGACGGCGAGCCGTTCACGATGCTCAAGTTCCGGACGATGACCGACGAGCGCGACGGCTCGGGCGAGTTCCTGCCCGACGCCGACCGGCTGACGCGCCTCGGGCGGTTCCTGCGGACGTCGAGCATCGACGAGCTGCCCGAGCTCGTGAACGTCCTGCGCGGGGAGATGAGCATCGTCGGTCCCCGCCCCCTGCTCATGGAGTACCTCGAGCGCTACACGCCCGAGCAGATGCGCCGGCACGAGGTGCGGCCCGGCATCACCGGCCTGGTGCAGGTGAGCGGGCGGAACGCGCTCTCGTGGGACGAGAAGTTCGCCCTCGACGTGTGGTACGTCGATCACCGGTCGTTCCTGCTCGATCTGCGCATCGTCCTGCGCACCTTCGGCGTCCTGTTCCACCCGGAGGGCGTCAGCCGGCCCGGCCACGCGACCACGCCGAACTTCGAGGGCCCCGCGTCCGAGGAGACCGCAAGGAGCGCGCTATGA
- a CDS encoding polysaccharide deacetylase family protein — protein MKELARRALKASARVADRIRPPGAGVVVLCYHRVGGGSGLQLDLDRGRFEDQIAALADGGAVLSLDDALAALRADTPPADGPPARVVVTFDDGTADFADTALPVLARHRIPATIYVATAFVEEQRPFPYGAPPLSWDALRDAVATGLVTVGSHTHTHALLDRVPDAVVVEELDRSVELIGARLGVRPRHFAYPKSLAGSRAADAAVRARFSSAALAGTHANAYGRTDPHRLARSPVQASDDTAGFAAKARGGMRLEDDVRRAVNRLRYARAAS, from the coding sequence GTGAAGGAACTCGCACGGCGGGCGCTGAAGGCGTCGGCCCGGGTCGCCGACCGGATCCGGCCCCCGGGCGCCGGGGTCGTCGTCCTCTGCTACCACCGCGTCGGCGGCGGTTCCGGATTGCAGCTCGACCTCGACCGCGGCCGCTTCGAGGACCAGATCGCGGCGCTGGCCGACGGTGGCGCGGTCCTGTCGCTCGACGACGCGCTCGCCGCGCTCCGCGCCGACACGCCGCCCGCGGACGGGCCGCCTGCCCGGGTCGTCGTGACCTTCGACGACGGCACCGCGGACTTCGCCGACACCGCGCTGCCCGTCCTCGCCCGCCACCGGATCCCGGCGACGATCTACGTCGCGACGGCGTTCGTCGAGGAGCAACGTCCCTTCCCCTACGGCGCGCCGCCGCTGTCGTGGGACGCGCTGCGCGACGCCGTCGCGACCGGTCTCGTGACCGTCGGTTCGCACACCCACACCCACGCGCTGCTCGACCGCGTGCCCGACGCCGTCGTGGTGGAGGAGCTCGACAGGTCGGTCGAGCTCATCGGCGCGCGCCTCGGCGTGCGCCCCCGGCACTTCGCCTACCCGAAGTCGCTGGCGGGGTCGCGCGCGGCGGACGCGGCGGTCCGCGCCCGGTTCTCGTCGGCCGCGCTCGCCGGCACGCACGCGAACGCGTACGGCCGTACGGATCCCCACCGGCTGGCGCGCTCGCCCGTGCAGGCGTCCGACGACACGGCCGGCTTCGCGGCGAAGGCACGCGGGGGCATGCGCCTCGAGGACGACGTCCGCCGCGCGGTGAACCGCCTGCGCTACGCGAGGGCGGCGTCGTGA
- a CDS encoding glycosyltransferase, whose amino-acid sequence MRILFVSGVATGGSARSTRELAAGLASRGHTVGALFGTTERPRLREVHRRSVNLRVKLDGSPLSTPVAWAGGFIGRRPRHANGVDGVQTWETIVPENSFPLVAREFRPDVVVASSIDRMSWRSIRPSLTRSSVPAVLYIREQNGFGHLTISHVFPDLLVTNSDAHTSHARSLGFEAVTIPSVITFDGCLVESTRRRVLYVNPTPLYGLDIALALAHDRPDVPFRFAESSPIDPAEWDELERQVASLPNVELCHFVSDPRVMFADARLLLAPYRTNGRPRVVLEAHANGIPVLGSDLPTIREAIGPGGIVVDPDAPRAEWVRALAELVDSPERYDAYVEAARVHAARPEVDPASIVDAFERELSALVARCS is encoded by the coding sequence ATGCGAATCCTGTTCGTGTCCGGCGTCGCGACGGGAGGGTCGGCGCGGAGCACGCGTGAGCTCGCGGCAGGGCTCGCGTCGCGCGGGCACACGGTCGGCGCGCTGTTCGGGACGACGGAACGGCCGCGCCTCCGCGAGGTGCACCGTCGCTCCGTGAACCTGCGGGTGAAGCTCGACGGCTCGCCGCTGTCGACCCCGGTCGCGTGGGCGGGCGGGTTCATCGGACGCCGGCCGCGCCACGCGAACGGCGTCGACGGCGTCCAGACGTGGGAGACGATCGTCCCCGAGAACTCGTTCCCGCTCGTCGCACGGGAGTTCCGCCCCGACGTCGTCGTCGCGAGCAGCATCGACCGGATGTCGTGGCGGAGCATCCGCCCGTCGCTCACGCGGTCGTCGGTCCCCGCGGTGCTCTACATCCGTGAGCAGAACGGCTTCGGCCATCTCACGATCTCGCACGTCTTCCCCGACCTCCTGGTGACGAACTCCGACGCGCACACGAGCCACGCGCGGTCACTGGGCTTCGAGGCCGTGACGATCCCGTCCGTCATCACGTTCGACGGCTGCCTCGTCGAGAGCACGCGTCGACGAGTGCTCTACGTGAATCCCACCCCGCTGTACGGTCTCGACATCGCGCTGGCGCTCGCGCACGACCGGCCCGACGTTCCGTTCCGGTTCGCGGAGTCGTCGCCCATCGACCCCGCCGAGTGGGACGAGCTCGAGCGGCAGGTGGCGTCGCTGCCCAACGTCGAGCTGTGCCACTTCGTCAGCGACCCGCGTGTGATGTTCGCGGACGCCCGCCTCCTGCTCGCGCCCTACCGCACGAACGGGCGGCCGCGCGTCGTCCTCGAGGCGCACGCGAACGGCATCCCCGTGCTCGGGAGCGACCTCCCCACGATCCGGGAGGCGATCGGGCCGGGCGGGATCGTCGTCGACCCCGATGCGCCGCGCGCGGAGTGGGTCCGCGCGCTCGCGGAGCTCGTCGACTCCCCCGAACGCTACGACGCGTACGTGGAAGCGGCGCGCGTCCACGCGGCGCGTCCCGAGGTCGATCCCGCGTCGATCGTCGACGCCTTCGAGCGCGAGCTGAGCGCGCTGGTCGCGCGCTGCTCCTGA
- a CDS encoding GNAT family N-acetyltransferase — protein MTDDGLVIRPATAADRGAIVALLATSLGRDPRDARFDALFSWKHETNAFGPSPMWVACDGDALAGFRTLMRWRFERDASTVDAVRAVDTATHPDYQGRGIFTRLTLHALDALRDEGVGFVFNTPNDQSRPGYLKMRWRVVGRVPVAVRPRTPAGLLRMARSRTAADRWSAPCDVGEPASAVTARTAELRELLASQPRSRGLRTARSPEFLAWRYGGDLLPYRCVVAPGGVREGVVFLRRRARGAARETVVADVLARGGDRRLAHALVRRAAREAGGEYAIRVAEPGPVAGGFVRLPRQGPILTWRDVCDRSMPPPGEWHVSLGDIELF, from the coding sequence ATGACCGACGACGGGCTGGTGATCCGCCCGGCGACGGCCGCCGACCGTGGCGCGATCGTCGCGCTGCTCGCGACGTCGCTCGGGCGCGACCCGCGCGACGCGCGCTTCGACGCGCTCTTCTCCTGGAAGCACGAGACGAACGCGTTCGGGCCGTCGCCGATGTGGGTCGCGTGCGACGGCGACGCGCTCGCGGGCTTCCGGACGCTCATGCGCTGGCGTTTCGAGCGCGACGCCTCGACGGTCGACGCGGTGCGCGCCGTCGACACCGCGACGCACCCCGACTACCAGGGTCGCGGGATCTTCACGCGGCTCACGTTGCACGCGCTCGACGCGCTGCGCGACGAGGGGGTCGGGTTCGTGTTCAACACGCCGAACGACCAGAGCCGGCCCGGCTACCTGAAGATGCGGTGGCGCGTCGTCGGGCGGGTTCCCGTCGCGGTGCGGCCGCGCACTCCCGCCGGGCTCCTCCGGATGGCGCGCTCGCGGACGGCCGCCGACCGGTGGTCCGCACCGTGCGACGTGGGGGAGCCCGCGTCGGCGGTCACCGCGCGCACCGCGGAGCTGCGCGAGCTGCTCGCGTCGCAGCCACGGTCGCGCGGCCTGCGGACGGCCCGGTCGCCCGAGTTCCTCGCCTGGCGCTACGGCGGGGACCTGCTGCCGTACCGGTGCGTCGTCGCGCCCGGTGGCGTCCGTGAGGGCGTGGTGTTCCTGCGTCGGCGCGCTCGCGGCGCGGCACGCGAGACCGTCGTCGCCGACGTCCTGGCGCGTGGAGGCGATCGACGGCTCGCGCACGCGCTCGTGCGACGGGCGGCGCGCGAGGCGGGCGGGGAGTACGCGATCCGGGTCGCCGAGCCCGGCCCGGTCGCGGGCGGCTTCGTGCGGCTGCCCCGGCAGGGACCGATCCTCACCTGGCGGGACGTGTGCGACCGCTCGATGCCGCCGCCGGGCGAGTGGCACGTGAGCCTCGGCGACATCGAGCTCTTCTGA
- a CDS encoding carbamoyltransferase C-terminal domain-containing protein: protein MRILGICHDVLICSACVVEDGEVVAAVAEERLDRVKRSSVFPVRAIDACLREAGASLHDVDEIAVAWNPVIDLETIPSGYVNARRWRVEHLTQVPGRVLNLAGERAGATATFRDLWPDAPPITYVDHYLAHLANAVGLSPFDDCAAAVIDGRAERRTGMLARVRGADVEVLSETNFPHSLGLVYGAVTQYLGFTPDSDEWKVMALASYADADNEYLAPMRDLIRVDESGDFTVALDSFAYFNFWDRRMYSDRFVATFGPPRARAEEITPRHEQIAAALQQVFEDAMTAILTALHRRTGSDRLVLTGGCAMNSVFNGRVTELTPFRECFVTSCPDDSGTSIGAALHVHGLRTGTRPPVPPAHNYWGPAFDDDECRRVAESFKLPNATVLDDPSEAAAADLVAGRLVGWFQGRMEFGQRALGNRSILADPRSADAKDLVNAAVKYRESFRPFAPAVLAEHVADWFECEPGTQVPFMERVLRFRPERAPDVPAVVHVDGTGRLQSVDDTTSPRFHALIRAFHEKTGVPIVLNTSFNLNGEPIVCTPQDAIRTFFTCGLDVLYLGNVRVEK from the coding sequence ATGAGGATCCTCGGGATCTGCCACGACGTGCTGATCTGCTCGGCGTGCGTCGTCGAGGACGGCGAGGTCGTCGCTGCGGTGGCGGAGGAGCGGCTCGACCGCGTGAAGCGCAGCAGCGTGTTCCCGGTCCGGGCGATCGACGCGTGCCTGCGCGAGGCCGGTGCGTCGTTGCACGACGTCGACGAGATTGCGGTCGCGTGGAACCCTGTCATCGACCTCGAGACGATCCCGAGCGGCTACGTGAACGCGCGGCGGTGGCGGGTCGAGCACCTCACGCAGGTGCCGGGACGGGTCCTGAACCTCGCGGGCGAGCGCGCGGGCGCGACCGCGACGTTCCGGGACCTGTGGCCCGACGCACCGCCGATCACCTACGTCGACCACTACCTGGCGCACCTCGCCAACGCCGTCGGGCTCTCGCCGTTCGACGATTGCGCGGCAGCTGTGATCGACGGGCGGGCCGAGCGCCGCACCGGCATGCTCGCCCGCGTGCGCGGCGCCGACGTCGAGGTGCTCTCCGAGACGAACTTCCCGCACTCGCTCGGGCTCGTGTACGGCGCGGTGACGCAGTACCTCGGGTTCACGCCCGACTCCGACGAGTGGAAGGTCATGGCGCTCGCGTCGTACGCGGACGCGGACAACGAGTACCTCGCGCCGATGCGCGACCTCATTCGCGTCGACGAGTCCGGCGACTTCACCGTCGCGCTCGACTCGTTCGCGTACTTCAACTTCTGGGACCGCCGGATGTACTCCGACCGCTTCGTCGCGACGTTCGGGCCGCCGCGCGCGCGCGCCGAAGAGATCACCCCGCGCCACGAGCAGATCGCGGCCGCGCTGCAGCAGGTGTTCGAGGACGCGATGACCGCGATCCTCACCGCGCTGCACCGCCGGACCGGCAGCGACCGGCTCGTGCTGACGGGCGGCTGCGCGATGAACAGCGTCTTCAACGGCCGCGTCACCGAGCTCACGCCGTTCCGCGAATGCTTCGTGACGAGCTGCCCCGACGACTCGGGGACGTCCATCGGCGCCGCGCTCCACGTCCACGGGTTGCGGACCGGCACCCGCCCGCCCGTCCCGCCCGCGCACAACTACTGGGGACCCGCGTTCGACGACGACGAGTGCCGGCGTGTCGCCGAGTCGTTCAAGCTGCCGAACGCGACGGTCCTCGACGACCCGTCCGAGGCGGCCGCGGCCGATCTGGTCGCGGGCCGGCTCGTCGGGTGGTTCCAGGGGCGGATGGAGTTCGGGCAGCGCGCGCTCGGGAACCGCTCGATCCTCGCCGACCCGCGGAGCGCGGACGCCAAGGACCTCGTCAACGCGGCGGTCAAGTACCGCGAGAGCTTCCGTCCCTTCGCGCCCGCGGTGCTCGCGGAGCACGTGGCCGACTGGTTCGAGTGCGAGCCCGGCACGCAGGTTCCGTTCATGGAGCGGGTGCTGCGGTTCCGCCCGGAGCGCGCGCCCGACGTGCCCGCGGTCGTGCACGTCGACGGCACGGGCCGCTTGCAGTCGGTCGACGACACGACGAGCCCGCGCTTCCACGCGCTCATCCGCGCGTTCCACGAGAAGACCGGCGTACCGATCGTGCTCAACACGAGCTTCAACCTCAACGGCGAGCCGATCGTGTGCACCCCGCAGGACGCGATCCGCACCTTCTTCACCTGCGGGCTCGACGTCTTGTACCTCGGCAACGTCCGGGTCGAGAAGTGA